One stretch of Amycolatopsis sp. NBC_00345 DNA includes these proteins:
- a CDS encoding MFS transporter — MDAFDYFLVVFVIADIAKDKSFGATATQLAFITTATLVMRPVGALVFGLWADRVGRRVPLMVDVLLYSVAGVLCAVAPNFTVLLILRFIYGIGMGGEWGLGAALAMEKIPVERRGFFSGLLQAGYSAGYLVAALAYLLFHTALGLDWRWIFALSIFPALISLLIRSRVKESEVWEAAQEKMRVTKTSVKDVLLNRKVIRRFVYLILLMTAFNWLSHGTQDVYPTFLKATDHGGAGLTAATSTWIAVVYNIGAIIGGLTFGALSEKLGRRRTIVTAAVLGLPIIPIFAVDHGAGMLALGSFLMQIMVQGAWGVIPAHLTEMSPDAVRGFYPGVTYQLGNLLAALNLPIQQAIAESQGYTAALLWTVIPALVLVAVLTSFGKEAKSIRFGGEAATTAPASGSA; from the coding sequence ATGGACGCGTTCGACTACTTCCTGGTCGTGTTCGTGATCGCCGACATCGCCAAGGACAAGTCCTTCGGCGCGACCGCGACGCAACTGGCGTTCATCACCACGGCGACGCTGGTGATGCGGCCGGTGGGGGCGCTGGTCTTCGGCCTGTGGGCGGACCGGGTCGGGCGGCGGGTGCCGCTGATGGTGGACGTGCTGCTGTACTCGGTGGCCGGGGTGCTGTGCGCGGTGGCGCCGAACTTCACCGTGCTGCTCATCCTGCGGTTCATCTACGGCATCGGCATGGGCGGCGAGTGGGGGCTCGGCGCGGCGCTGGCCATGGAGAAGATCCCGGTGGAGCGGCGCGGGTTCTTCTCCGGGCTGCTGCAGGCCGGGTACTCCGCCGGCTACCTGGTCGCGGCGCTGGCGTACCTGCTGTTCCACACGGCGCTGGGCCTGGACTGGCGGTGGATCTTCGCGCTGAGCATCTTCCCGGCGCTGATCAGCCTGCTGATCCGGTCGCGGGTGAAGGAGTCGGAGGTCTGGGAGGCCGCGCAGGAGAAGATGCGCGTCACCAAGACCTCGGTGAAGGACGTGCTGCTCAACCGCAAGGTGATCCGCCGGTTCGTCTACCTGATCCTGCTGATGACGGCGTTCAACTGGCTGAGCCACGGCACCCAGGACGTCTACCCGACCTTCCTCAAGGCCACCGACCACGGCGGCGCCGGCCTGACCGCGGCGACGAGCACGTGGATCGCGGTGGTCTACAACATCGGCGCGATCATCGGCGGACTGACCTTCGGGGCGCTGTCGGAGAAACTCGGCCGGCGGCGCACCATCGTCACGGCGGCGGTCCTGGGGTTGCCGATCATCCCGATCTTCGCCGTCGACCACGGCGCGGGCATGCTGGCGCTGGGCTCGTTCCTGATGCAGATCATGGTGCAGGGCGCGTGGGGCGTCATCCCGGCGCACCTGACCGAGATGTCGCCGGACGCGGTCCGCGGGTTCTACCCCGGCGTCACCTACCAGCTGGGCAACCTCCTGGCCGCGCTGAACCTGCCGATCCAGCAGGCCATCGCCGAGTCGCAGGGGTACACCGCCGCTCTGCTGTGGACGGTCATCCCGGCGCTGGTCCTGGTCGCGGTCCTGACCTCGTTCGGCAAGGAGGCCAAGTCGATCCGCTTCGGCGGCGAGGCGGCGACTACGGCGCCGGCCAGCGGTTCGGCCTGA
- a CDS encoding CobW family GTP-binding protein — translation MARQRIPVVLVAGFLGSGKTTMLNHLLANRQGARVGVVVNDFGRVNIDALAVSGQVDTMVSLGNGCLCCAVDASGLDAMLGKLAEAEAGIDVIVVEASGIAEPRDLVRLMIASENPGIRYGGLAEVVDAAEFAATRERHPELADHLRVADLVVLNKADRVTADELAKARGTVEELAPGIPLLVTDHGRVDPELFFDPRPRERFGQLSFDDLREPDDHSQHLHAAYESVTFTAERPLSPRRFLDFLEQRPAGLYRVKGHLDLGPNGVRSRFGLHTVGGFVELDRSAWPAGRPRRTELVLIGAGIDAADLTRRLEACLADDTALDERGMLRILRYLDEGEPGD, via the coding sequence GTGGCCAGGCAGCGGATCCCGGTGGTCCTCGTCGCGGGCTTCCTGGGCTCGGGCAAGACCACGATGCTCAACCACCTGCTGGCCAACCGCCAGGGCGCGCGGGTCGGCGTGGTCGTCAACGACTTCGGCCGGGTGAACATCGACGCGCTCGCCGTCTCCGGCCAGGTGGACACCATGGTCTCGCTCGGCAACGGCTGCCTGTGCTGCGCCGTGGACGCCAGTGGCCTCGACGCCATGCTCGGCAAGCTCGCCGAAGCCGAGGCGGGCATCGACGTGATCGTCGTCGAGGCCAGCGGCATCGCCGAGCCGCGTGACCTGGTGCGGCTGATGATCGCCAGCGAGAACCCCGGCATCCGCTACGGCGGGCTCGCCGAAGTGGTCGACGCCGCCGAGTTCGCGGCCACCCGCGAACGCCACCCCGAGCTGGCCGACCACCTGCGCGTCGCCGACCTGGTGGTGCTCAACAAGGCCGACCGCGTGACGGCCGACGAGCTGGCCAAGGCGCGCGGCACCGTCGAGGAGCTGGCGCCGGGCATCCCGCTGCTGGTCACCGACCACGGCCGCGTCGACCCGGAGCTGTTCTTCGACCCCCGGCCGCGCGAGCGCTTCGGCCAGCTCTCGTTCGACGATCTGCGGGAGCCCGACGACCACTCCCAGCACCTGCACGCGGCCTACGAGAGCGTCACGTTCACCGCGGAGCGGCCGCTTTCGCCGCGGCGGTTCCTGGACTTCCTGGAACAGCGCCCCGCCGGGCTCTACCGCGTGAAAGGCCACCTCGACCTGGGCCCGAACGGTGTCCGGTCGCGGTTCGGGCTGCACACCGTCGGCGGGTTCGTGGAGCTGGACCGGTCCGCCTGGCCCGCGGGACGGCCGCGGCGCACCGAGCTGGTGCTGATCGGCGCGGGCATCGACGCCGCCGACCTCACCCGGCGGCTCGAGGCCTGCCTGGCCGACGACACCGCGCTGGACGAGCGCGGCATGCTGCGGATCCTGCGTTACCTCGACGAAGGCGAACCCGGCGACTGA
- a CDS encoding PadR family transcriptional regulator has protein sequence MLALLTEEPMHGYQIMQEIRRRTNEEWRPSPGSIYPILQQLEDEGLVRSDASGGRRVVQLTEAGREHVAGREEEFAGLWESRVADDDPSVDRVHALYKQLGDLSGAAGQVAYTGTDAQFAEVRKVLNEARRRIYGVLAEDTED, from the coding sequence GTGCTCGCGTTGCTGACCGAGGAGCCCATGCACGGGTACCAGATCATGCAGGAGATCCGCCGCCGCACCAACGAAGAGTGGCGGCCCAGCCCTGGGTCGATCTACCCGATCCTGCAGCAGCTCGAGGACGAGGGCCTCGTCCGGTCCGACGCGTCGGGCGGCCGCCGCGTCGTGCAGCTGACCGAGGCCGGACGTGAGCACGTCGCCGGGCGGGAAGAGGAGTTCGCGGGGTTGTGGGAGTCCCGCGTCGCCGATGACGACCCCAGTGTCGACCGGGTTCACGCGCTCTACAAGCAGCTCGGCGACCTCTCCGGCGCGGCGGGGCAGGTCGCCTACACCGGGACGGACGCCCAGTTCGCCGAGGTTCGCAAGGTCCTCAACGAGGCCCGCCGCCGGATCTACGGCGTGCTGGCCGAGGACACGGAAGACTGA
- a CDS encoding cutinase family protein: protein MRKLAAVMAGLLMSAGIVLVAAPAASAASCDGTYTIVVGGYTDRDSMIFSGAGISQRVGYSAEVNSQSARQGVDELNRLIRNQRAACPDQHAKAVGFSEGAAVVHIWVTENWKTFGNVNAVLIADPKRDPHGLGGPGLAGQAPSVIFGPIVGYPLVGVDSFFGNVPTVSLCADDIICDEAAASGWIGYAQHKHTDNYNFNVDVYSDNGVGQWFNGQYFPDK, encoded by the coding sequence ATGAGAAAGCTCGCGGCCGTTATGGCCGGTCTATTGATGTCGGCGGGAATCGTCCTGGTGGCCGCGCCTGCCGCGTCCGCGGCTTCGTGCGACGGCACTTACACGATCGTGGTAGGCGGCTACACCGACCGTGATTCGATGATCTTCAGCGGTGCCGGCATCAGCCAGCGCGTCGGCTACTCGGCCGAGGTCAACAGCCAGAGCGCGCGGCAGGGCGTGGACGAGCTGAACCGGCTGATCCGCAACCAGCGCGCGGCCTGCCCGGACCAGCACGCCAAGGCGGTCGGGTTCTCCGAAGGCGCCGCGGTCGTGCACATCTGGGTGACCGAGAACTGGAAGACGTTCGGCAACGTCAACGCGGTCCTGATCGCCGACCCCAAGCGGGACCCGCACGGCCTGGGCGGCCCCGGACTCGCGGGCCAGGCGCCGTCGGTCATCTTCGGCCCGATCGTCGGCTATCCGCTAGTCGGGGTCGACAGCTTCTTCGGCAACGTTCCCACCGTCTCGCTTTGCGCTGACGACATCATCTGCGACGAAGCCGCGGCATCGGGCTGGATCGGATACGCGCAGCACAAACACACGGACAACTACAACTTCAACGTCGATGTCTACTCTGACAACGGCGTGGGGCAGTGGTTCAACGGGCAGTATTTTCCGGATAAGTAA
- a CDS encoding nitric oxide synthase oxygenase: MRVEIPQQDIRDRGQRAEFAEAEEFVRLCHAEEAVPPGQRLHERLARIRAEIDETGTYRHTPAELAYGARVAWRNSARCIGRLYWRSLRVRDRRHVRDAAGIAGECVAHLREATRGGRIRPTVTVFPPDTPAGPGPRIHNDQLVRYAGYRLGDSSVLGDPKHVRFTERVRELGWRGPERRGSFDVLPLLVEAGHGERRLSVLPADAVLEVPLTHPDHRWFDGLGLRWHAVPAISDMPLEIGGVRYPAAPFNGWYMASEIGARNLADPGRYDLLPVIADLMGLATGDDRTLWRDRALVELTLAVQHSFDQAGVTIADHHSESRRFLAHLEREERAGRSCPADWSWIVPPLSGAQTAVFHRYYDEPDPAARPAFLPPG, translated from the coding sequence ATGCGGGTGGAGATCCCGCAGCAAGACATCCGCGACCGAGGACAGCGTGCCGAGTTCGCGGAGGCCGAGGAATTCGTGCGCCTCTGCCACGCCGAGGAGGCGGTGCCGCCCGGGCAGCGCCTTCACGAGCGGCTGGCGCGGATCCGCGCCGAGATCGACGAGACCGGCACCTACCGGCACACGCCCGCCGAGCTGGCGTACGGCGCGCGGGTGGCGTGGCGCAACTCCGCCCGGTGCATCGGGCGGCTCTACTGGCGCAGCCTGCGGGTCCGCGACCGGCGGCACGTGCGCGACGCCGCCGGCATCGCGGGGGAGTGCGTGGCACACCTGAGGGAGGCGACGCGCGGCGGGCGCATCCGCCCCACCGTCACCGTGTTCCCGCCCGACACCCCGGCCGGGCCGGGCCCGCGCATCCACAACGACCAGCTGGTCCGCTACGCCGGCTACCGGCTCGGCGACAGCTCGGTGCTCGGCGACCCGAAGCACGTCCGCTTCACCGAGCGGGTGCGCGAGCTGGGCTGGCGGGGCCCCGAGCGCCGCGGCTCGTTCGACGTGCTGCCGCTGCTGGTCGAGGCCGGTCACGGTGAGCGACGGCTGTCCGTCCTGCCCGCCGACGCGGTGCTGGAGGTGCCGCTCACGCACCCGGACCACCGCTGGTTCGACGGCCTCGGGCTGCGGTGGCACGCCGTGCCCGCGATCAGCGACATGCCGCTGGAGATCGGCGGTGTGCGGTACCCGGCGGCGCCGTTCAACGGCTGGTACATGGCCAGCGAGATCGGCGCGCGCAACCTCGCCGACCCCGGCCGGTACGACCTGCTGCCGGTGATCGCCGACCTGATGGGCCTGGCCACCGGCGACGACCGCACGCTGTGGCGCGACCGCGCACTGGTCGAGCTGACCCTGGCCGTGCAGCACTCGTTCGACCAGGCCGGGGTCACCATCGCCGACCACCACTCGGAGTCACGGCGGTTCCTCGCCCACCTCGAACGGGAGGAGCGAGCGGGCCGTTCGTGCCCGGCGGACTGGAGCTGGATCGTGCCGCCGCTCTCGGGCGCGCAGACCGCCGTTTTCCACCGCTACTACGACGAGCCGGACCCGGCCGCCCGGCCGGCCTTCCTGCCGCCCGGCTAA
- a CDS encoding flavodoxin domain-containing protein, which produces MTAVLVVFAGKSGGTREIAEVIAAELRAQELRVDVRDAADVAGVTEYAAVVVGSALYYSRWRPEAVRLLERHVADLRDRPVWLFHSGPCGPGAALVRVSLPAKVALLAARIDAERTATFGGRLDPARAHGLVARLMASGHRAGDFRDWDRIRAWARDVGRRVRTRVPL; this is translated from the coding sequence ATGACCGCAGTCCTCGTCGTGTTCGCGGGCAAGAGCGGCGGCACCCGGGAAATCGCCGAGGTGATCGCCGCCGAGCTGCGCGCGCAGGAACTGCGGGTGGACGTGCGGGACGCGGCCGACGTCGCCGGGGTCACCGAGTACGCGGCGGTGGTCGTCGGCAGCGCGCTGTACTACTCGCGCTGGCGGCCGGAGGCGGTGCGGCTGCTGGAGCGGCACGTCGCGGACCTGCGGGACCGGCCGGTCTGGCTGTTCCACAGCGGACCGTGCGGGCCGGGCGCGGCGCTGGTCCGGGTCAGCCTGCCGGCGAAGGTCGCGCTGCTCGCCGCGCGGATCGACGCGGAGCGGACCGCGACCTTCGGCGGGCGGCTGGACCCCGCCCGCGCGCACGGGCTGGTCGCGCGGCTGATGGCGTCCGGCCACCGGGCCGGGGACTTCCGCGACTGGGACCGGATCCGGGCCTGGGCGCGGGACGTCGGCCGCCGGGTCCGCACCCGCGTCCCGTTGTGA
- a CDS encoding LysR family transcriptional regulator, producing MELQQLAYFIAVADEGSFTRGAQREHVVQSTMSAAVGRLEHEFGQSLFRRIGHRIELTTAGGILLDRARAIVGAAQDVRRELDSLDGGLHGTVTLGTALSTGTFPLAEVLGAIRREHPGIMLRVQFSPLKLDRHLDRIVDGTFDLALIPEPDTAVASIGLRPVGTLDLVLAAAPGTPLPDGPLRCADLAGFPFIDFPAGWANRTRTDQLFEEAGVERDVAIEVADTAMALDLVRDGLGIAFLPRRLTEGRQDLRTVTLDTPTLSRVLVLARLDRKQSPAVETVHQALLERAAEVG from the coding sequence ATGGAGCTTCAGCAGCTGGCCTACTTCATCGCGGTCGCGGACGAGGGCAGTTTCACGCGTGGCGCCCAGCGCGAACACGTGGTGCAGTCGACGATGTCGGCCGCGGTCGGGCGCCTGGAACACGAGTTCGGCCAGTCCCTGTTCCGCCGGATCGGCCACCGCATCGAACTCACGACGGCGGGCGGGATCCTCCTGGACCGGGCCCGGGCCATCGTGGGCGCGGCCCAGGACGTCCGCCGCGAACTCGACTCGCTCGACGGCGGCCTGCACGGCACCGTCACCCTCGGCACGGCGTTGTCCACCGGCACGTTCCCGCTGGCCGAGGTGCTCGGCGCGATCCGCCGGGAGCATCCGGGCATCATGCTGCGCGTCCAGTTCTCGCCGCTGAAACTCGACCGCCACCTCGACCGCATCGTCGACGGGACCTTCGACCTCGCCCTGATCCCCGAACCGGACACCGCGGTGGCTTCGATCGGCCTCCGTCCGGTCGGCACTCTCGACCTCGTCCTGGCCGCGGCCCCGGGCACGCCGCTGCCGGACGGGCCACTGCGGTGCGCCGACCTCGCCGGGTTCCCCTTCATCGACTTCCCTGCCGGCTGGGCCAATCGCACCCGCACCGACCAGCTCTTCGAAGAGGCGGGCGTCGAACGCGACGTCGCCATCGAGGTCGCCGACACGGCCATGGCCCTGGACCTGGTCCGCGACGGCCTCGGGATCGCGTTCCTCCCCCGCCGCCTGACCGAGGGCCGCCAGGACCTCCGGACCGTCACCCTGGACACGCCCACCCTCAGCCGGGTCCTGGTCCTGGCCCGGCTCGACCGCAAGCAGAGTCCGGCGGTCGAGACTGTGCACCAGGCGTTGCTTGAACGGGCGGCCGAGGTCGGGTGA